In Deferribacteraceae bacterium V6Fe1, one genomic interval encodes:
- a CDS encoding metalloregulator ArsR/SmtB family transcription factor, producing the protein MINFLKTIADEQRLRILNLLQEKSLCVCEIEKVLKLKQSTLSTHLSKLKNADIIIGEKNGKWIYYSINKKLDSDFYSILQSILKNFGATDTALKDISILNNLESSCSDNKTILIVCTKNSCRSQITEAILKNNTTFSVFSAGTNPGTIINKNVKTFLKEKFPNKNFFPKHINNFLEENYDTVIFVCKEAYKSHKNSINAQKILFWDIEDIDFDDVNFEQIDKAYNDIYEHLKEENLI; encoded by the coding sequence ATGATTAACTTTCTCAAAACAATTGCCGACGAGCAAAGACTAAGGATATTAAACCTTTTGCAAGAAAAATCACTTTGTGTTTGCGAAATAGAAAAGGTCTTAAAATTAAAGCAATCTACCCTCTCCACACATCTTTCAAAGCTAAAAAATGCGGATATAATCATTGGAGAAAAAAACGGCAAATGGATTTACTACTCCATTAACAAAAAGTTAGACTCCGACTTTTATTCAATCCTACAATCAATCTTAAAAAATTTCGGCGCAACCGATACAGCCTTAAAAGATATATCTATTTTAAATAATCTCGAGTCATCTTGCTCTGACAACAAGACAATCCTCATTGTATGCACAAAAAACTCTTGCAGAAGCCAAATCACTGAGGCTATCCTAAAAAATAACACCACTTTTTCCGTCTTTAGTGCAGGCACAAACCCGGGTACTATAATAAACAAAAATGTCAAAACCTTTTTAAAGGAAAAGTTTCCTAATAAAAACTTTTTCCCAAAACACATCAATAATTTCTTGGAAGAAAATTATGACACGGTTATTTTTGTATGCAAAGAAGCATACAAATCCCATAAAAACAGCATTAATGCCCAAAAAATACTATTTTGGGATATAGAGGATATAGATTTTGATGATGTAAATTTTGAACAAATAGATAAAGCCTATAACGATATTTATGAACATTTAAAAGAGGAGAATTTGATATGA
- a CDS encoding nucleotidyltransferase domain-containing protein encodes MSDISVSKKNSKRINAIICNIVEELTKYSPNKIILFGSRAGDSFRENSDIDIAVDLKLSFREKRKLKEKIDKLSGIYSVDMVFLPDIDDKFYTKIIETGKVLYEKE; translated from the coding sequence ATGTCTGATATTAGTGTGAGTAAAAAAAACAGTAAGAGAATTAATGCTATTATTTGCAATATTGTAGAAGAATTAACTAAATATTCTCCAAATAAAATTATCTTATTTGGCTCAAGAGCTGGTGATAGCTTTCGTGAAAATTCTGACATTGATATAGCTGTGGATTTAAAGCTCAGCTTTCGAGAAAAAAGAAAGTTAAAAGAAAAAATAGATAAATTAAGTGGCATATATAGTGTTGATATGGTATTTTTACCTGATATTGATGATAAATTTTATACTAAAATAATTGAGACGGGAAAAGTGCTTTATGAAAAAGAGTGA
- a CDS encoding Uma2 family endonuclease — protein MPPLAKKTDKKYTYQDYLNWPDDERWEIINGDAYNMSPSPVRKHQAISRNITWQIGLQKDKLKSCSFFEAPMDVVFDEYNIVQPDIFIVCDKNKKTDYIFEIPALIIEIVSPSTELKDKREKFHLYERFGVKEYIIIYPEREYIERYILKRGKYGAPEIFNWDETLNMKTFDLEISLWEVFDKDISSEDYGNI, from the coding sequence ATGCCACCTTTAGCTAAAAAAACTGACAAAAAATATACATATCAAGATTATTTAAATTGGCCTGATGATGAAAGGTGGGAAATTATTAATGGTGATGCGTATAATATGAGCCCATCTCCTGTAAGAAAACATCAGGCTATAAGCAGAAATATAACTTGGCAAATTGGTTTGCAAAAAGATAAATTAAAGAGTTGTTCCTTTTTTGAAGCACCAATGGATGTTGTTTTTGATGAGTATAATATAGTTCAGCCTGATATATTTATAGTGTGTGATAAAAATAAAAAAACTGATTATATTTTTGAAATACCAGCACTAATTATTGAAATAGTTTCCCCTTCAACTGAGCTTAAAGATAAAAGAGAAAAATTTCATCTTTATGAACGTTTTGGTGTAAAAGAGTATATAATAATTTATCCGGAAAGAGAATATATTGAAAGATACATACTTAAAAGAGGGAAATATGGCGCACCTGAGATTTTCAACTGGGATGAAACATTAAACATGAAAACGTTTGATTTAGAGATATCTTTATGGGAAGTATTTGATAAGGATATTAGCAGTGAAGATTATGGTAACATTTGA
- a CDS encoding nucleotidyltransferase substrate binding protein: MKKSDVLLKIQNFENALERLTESIKIAQGELEKDGVIQRFEFTIELLWKALKALLSYEGIECNSPRNCIKEAFKAGIISDNEVILDMIEDRNLSSHIYNQTTSEEIFLRIKSTYVDYLNSLKLKNKLI, from the coding sequence ATGAAAAAGAGTGATGTTCTGCTTAAAATCCAAAATTTTGAAAATGCATTAGAAAGGTTAACAGAATCAATAAAAATTGCACAAGGTGAACTTGAAAAAGATGGGGTAATACAGCGGTTTGAGTTTACCATTGAGCTATTATGGAAGGCACTGAAAGCTTTGCTTTCTTATGAGGGAATTGAATGTAACTCACCCAGAAATTGTATTAAAGAAGCTTTTAAAGCAGGTATTATTAGCGATAATGAAGTAATACTTGATATGATTGAGGATAGAAATTTAAGCTCTCACATATACAATCAAACAACAAGTGAAGAAATATTTCTAAGAATAAAAAGTACTTATGTTGATTATCTTAATAGCTTGAAGTTAAAAAATAAGTTAATTTAA
- a CDS encoding prepilin-type N-terminal cleavage/methylation domain-containing protein, translating to MLGRNINSKKGFTLIELIIVIILVGIISIYIAPKMTTKGFKEEAEVTRFKTHLRFIQHKAMVSGGLYGIEISGNRYKMLDNITVKRLPDADRDEVNVSQNLNMTNSEISDNKLYFDYLGRPIKSDKSLLKSTTIFNVNGKVVKLDPYAGGIY from the coding sequence ATGTTAGGTAGAAATATTAATAGCAAAAAAGGGTTCACACTCATAGAGCTAATTATCGTTATAATTTTAGTTGGTATAATTAGTATATATATTGCACCAAAAATGACTACAAAGGGGTTTAAGGAAGAAGCTGAAGTAACAAGATTTAAGACACATCTAAGATTTATTCAGCACAAAGCTATGGTTAGCGGTGGGTTATACGGGATAGAAATAAGCGGGAATAGATATAAAATGTTGGACAATATTACAGTCAAGAGACTGCCTGATGCAGATAGAGATGAGGTTAATGTGTCTCAAAATCTAAATATGACAAACTCTGAAATCTCAGACAACAAATTATATTTTGATTATCTTGGTAGACCTATTAAAAGTGATAAAAGTCTACTCAAATCAACGACAATATTTAATGTAAACGGGAAAGTGGTAAAGCTTGATCCTTATGCAGGGGGGATTTATTAA